From a single Thermothielavioides terrestris NRRL 8126 chromosome 1, complete sequence genomic region:
- a CDS encoding arrestin-like protein (Contains conserved domain Arrestin_N [pfam00339]. 1| arrestin [Glomerella graminicola M1. 001]. Contains conserved domain Arrestin_N [pfam00339]): MSIRIVLDSPPEFYTNLDIIRGQVVLSLSRHEHVGAVVVKLEGESRTALGVPPDNPGLGIASDPRDRPSAGDTLHENHKILYRLTQVFPNPNAPVGPPPYVLNPGQHRFPFEFKFPFNNSCSNSEAMARIGGVVGSGGIFGPGFRVMDGTKQLMYSHVTKTLPPSFTGFPGEAEIRYYVKVTVQRPGLFKENWRYQLGLKFLPIEPPRPPPTNQEAYARRPFAFHARSCSPAPYKKRSSFFGWQPAGGPSTPTNGNPKLAPPADGSSPGAAAQPPSVEMSARLPHPAILTCNKPIPLRLIAKKLVPSQAEVYLIAMQIDLVGRTTVRCHSLVNTELSRWVIMARQGLSVLVSKPDDPVGCECVVPDSLWSSLPLPNTVMPSFVTCNLSRDYRLEVKLGLAWGKPPPASTSLLGNRSRRDLADLPQELHLPLTFSRIEVYSGMAPPPALVEAMRQGRGRTSHLRPQHQPSQPPQTGRPPSAPAPTLPPRRPASSQPGAQQQPPADDPDAALLYPPQLRPGQDRPPYDDAPPTYEEAMAEEMTGPLVMPPASARPAYSGVTDENGPSSLAGRSEKS, translated from the exons ATGTCGATACGCATCGTCCTGGACAGCCCGCCCGAGTTCTACACCAACCTCGACATCATCCGCGGCCAGGTCGTGCTCTCGCTGAGCCGCCACGAAcatgtcggcgccgtcgtcgtcaagcTCGAGGGCGAGTCGCGGACCGCCCTCGGCGTGCCGCCCGACAACCCGGGCCTGGGCATCGCCTCAGACCCCCGCGACCGGCCCTCCGCCGGCGACACGCTCCACGAGAACCACAAGATCTTGTACCGCCTCACCCAGGTCTTCCCCAACCCGAACGCCCCCGTCGGCCCGCCCCCCTACGTCCTCAACCCGGGCCAGCACCGCTTCCCGTTCGAGTTCAAGTTCCCGTTCAACAACAGCTGCAGCAACTCCGAGGCCATGGCCCGCATCGGTGGCGTCGTCGGCTCCGGCGGCATCTTCGGCCCCGGCTTCCGCGTCATGGACGGCACCAAGCAGCTGATGTACTCGCACGTCACCAAGACCCTGCCGCCCAGCTTCACCGGCTTCCcgggcgaggccgagatccGCTACTACGTCAAGGTGACCGTCCAGAGGCCGGGCCTGTTCAAGGAGAACTGGCGGTACCAGCTGGGCCTGAAGTTCCTCCCCATCGAGCCCCCCAGACCGCCCCCGACGAACCAGGAGGCCtacgcccgccgccccttCGCCTTCCATGCCCGGAGTTGCAGCCCGGCGCCGTACAAGAAGCGATCGTCCTTCTTTGGGTGGCAGCCTGCCGGCGGGCCCTCAACACCCACGAACGGGAACCCCAAGCtcgccccgcccgccgacggctCGTCgcccggcgcagcagcccAGCCGCCCTCCGTCGAGATGTCCGCTCGGCTGCCCCACCCGGCCATCCTCACCTGCAACAAGCCGATACCGCTGCGCCTCATCGCAAAGAAGCTGGTGCCCTCGCAGGCTGAGGTGTACCTAATAGCCATGCAAATCGATCTCGTCGGCAGGACCACCGTCCGCTGTCATAGCCTCGTGAACACCGAGCTCAGCCGCTGGGTGATTATGGCGCGCCAAGGCCTCTCCGTGCTGGTATCCAAGCCCGATGATCCCGTCGGGTGCGAGTGCGTCGTGCCAGACAGCCTGTGGAGCAGCTTACCGCTGCCCAACACCGTCATGCCCAGCTTTGTCACATGTAATCTCAG CCGCGACTACCGGCTCGAAGTCAAGCTCGGCCTAGCCTGGGgcaagccgccgcccgcgagcACGTCTCTGCTCGGGAACCGCAGCAGAAGAGACCTCGCTGATCTCCCACAAGAACTCCACCTCCCCCTGACCTTCAGCAGAATCGAGGTCTACTCCGGCATGGCCCCGCCACCCGCCCTAGTCGAAGCCATGCGccagggccgcggccggacCTCACACCTCCGACCCCAACACCAACCATCCCAACCGCCCCAGACCGGCCGCCCGCCCTCCGCGCCAGCGCCCAccctcccgccgcgccgccccgcgTCGTCCCAACCCGGCGCGCAGCAACAACCACCGGCCGACgaccccgacgccgccctgctcTACCCGCCCCAGCTCCGCCCAGGCCAGGACCGCCCGCCCTACGACGACGCCCCGCCCACGTACGAGGAGGCCATGGCCGAGGAGATGACCGGCCCGCTGGTCATgccgcccgcctccgcccgcCCGGCCTACAGCGGCGTGACGGACGAGAACGGGCCGAGCAGCCTCGCCGGGCGGTCGGAGAAGAGCTAG